In the genome of Peromyscus eremicus chromosome 1, PerEre_H2_v1, whole genome shotgun sequence, the window ACTCAGTAGCATTAATGTGTGAGCCTAAGACTCCGAATACAACCTACCTGTGGAGGATAAATGATCAAAGCCTCTCAGAAGATGACAGGCTGAAGCAGTCTGAGGGCAACAGGACTCTCACTTTACTCAGTGTCCTGAGGACTGACACAGGACCCTATGTGTGTCAAACCCAGAACCAAGTGAGCACTTCTCAAAGTGACCCATTCACTCTAAACATTACCTGTGagtattttctgtttcatcctGACTCTAACTGCCTAAATAGAGAGGGCTAGTGCTAGGATAATCGGTCCCCATGGGGTCATGACACAGAGCCACCACACAGATACCTAGGATTCAGGGCATCATGGCCCACCCAGCCCACGTACATGCAGTCAGCTCAGCATTGAGCTAAAATGGGCTGGATGGATTTCTCCTGCCTAGAGAGGCTCAGGATGATGAAGACAGGAGACATGTCAGACTCAGGCTCAgtgcacacatgagtgtgtaGTGGGGATGATTGTGTGTTGTACTCGAGATGGAtcagggcttgtgcatgctaTATGAGTACTCTCCTACTAACCTGCACCCCAGCTCTGGGTAGGACCTGCTCAACTAAAGTTAAAGCACAGCTCAAAGAGATACTATGGCCTTCTACAGACCAGgatttccccttccctctgctaACATCACATATGACTTTATTCTTTTTGCTCCAGATGGTCCAGATGCCCCGATCATATCCCCCTCAAATATTTATTTCCATTCAAGGACAAACCTCAGCCTCTCCTGCCACACAGATGCTAACCCACCTgcacagtactcttggtttgtcaATGGAGAGCTCCAGTCATCCTCCCAAGAGCTCTTTATCCCCAACATTAATACTAATAATAGTGGATCCTATACCTGCCTCGTCTATAACTCTGTCACTGGCCTCAATAAGACCACAGTCAAGAACATTACAGTCCTTGGTAAGTGAATCTCTGAAATATCAGCACCAGGTTTGGAATAGAGTCTTTTAGCTTCCTGGGAAGATGCAGAAGCATTTAATTTCCAGCCCATGTCTATGGGAACAATCAAAACTCAATGCTCCCCCAAGCTTCCTGCTCCAACCCTATGTCTAATCATCTCCTGCTTCTCTGAGTTCTCCTGGCTGATAGAAATGGAGCTTGGAATATGAGCAGGAGGTTCTCCCAGTCTTGGAAAGCCTTTGGTTGTGTGAGGAACTTCCCAGGGGTGGGAGAGCCTTAAGGGCAAGATTTCTTTCTGTGACTCACACAAGCCTTCCTGtcccctccattttctttttatgaccTCCATGACCTACAAGGAACACCCAGGGCTTCCAACTGTGCTCACATGTTTTTTCTCCAAATTGGGGGAGAGAATTCCCCACAGATGGGGACCAGCAGCCCAGAGCTCTGCTCCCAGCTTGCTCTGCTCCTGTCTCACAGGTGGCTGGCTCAGCTCTGACTCTGTAGGATGGGAAGAGTGggtggagaaggtgcctgggaGCCCTGTTCTGCATCAGGGTGAACCATGTCACTGACAGTTGATGATGTTCTTTTGCTTACTCTTCTCAAGGTCCAAAAAACAAAtgtcagctgagtgtggtggcacacatctttgatacCAGCACTAAGGAGTGAGAGGCAGGTAGacagtgtgagtttgaggccagcctggtctacatagcaagttccaggtcagccaaagcTGTAAatgagacccttcctcaaaaataaaataaaatgtccctGATGTACATCAGAGTccttgaggtcaggaatgggaAAGTGCAAAGGTGAACTTCAGGTTAATTGACTCTCAACTGTGTCCTTGGTCTGAAGATCTACCTATGTGAACTCTGGACACCAAAACATGAGATGATCTCTGAGAACAGTGAAAGACACTGACTTGGAGACCAGAGACTCCTCTGTTGAGACTCCAGGTAGTTGAGTGGACAAGGAAAGTGCCAAGGGACATTTGTGGTAAGATCCAAGGATGGTGGACCTctagtcctagcactcagcactcaggaggctgaggcaggttgaGTTTAGGGAaagcctggtctgtatagcaagttccaagctacccaggactgcagagtgagacactgtctcaaaaaaaatcaatactgaGGATTAGAGTTTCATACTGTGGTCAACACTGTGATTATTCACTTCTCTGTGGTTTTTAATCCATATCCATGgggaaggaaataaaatttttcttcaaacaGAAATTCTTTAGTTTGGGATTTCTCCCAGTACTGAGGTCTTAGGCTTTAACACTTTTAAGATTAGCTGAGCCATCTTAACCCTATGGcaaattatttaatgaaaaagaaacagaaggcatTTTGTAATGGAGGAACCAGACTGTTCACActcacagaaaatgaaagcaaaaatttGCAAAAAAATCAATGGGAAATACATCCCCCATCCCTTGAGATTTCTGGAAACTTGGGCTGAATGAAGAGGCTCCCAGTATGGTGCCTTCACAAATACCCTGAGTCAGGGGTCACTGTGGATGATCTGGGTAGGAGGAAAATTCAGCTCTCTGCTTACAAACCATATCTTGAACCCAAACATgtgatcttgcagaggatcacTTCattctgtgggtcctgggagctgGCTGGGATTTCTGAGGGTGAAGGACTATTAGCTGGTCCCCTCTACTGTTGATCCACAGAGCCAGTGACTCTGCCCTTCATCCAAGTCATCAACACCACAGTCAAAGAACTGGACTCTGTGTTCCTGACCTGCTTCTCAAACAACACTGGAATCTCCATCAGTTGGCTCTTCAATGGCCAGAGTCTGAGGATCACGGACAGGATGAAGCTGTCCCAGAACAACAGCACCCTCACCATAGACCCTGTCAGAAGAGAGGATTCTGGGGACTATCAGTGTGAGGTCTCCAATCCAGTCAGTTCCAAGAAGAGTGATCCCATCCAGCTGAACATAATACGTGAGTGACCTTTCCTCCCTTGTTACTCAGTAGTGTTGGGGTTGGGGGCAGTTTCTTTGTCAACAGTGTGCAGAATGGGTAAAAGTCACAAGGAGAAAAACATGGT includes:
- the Ceacam1 gene encoding carcinoembryonic antigen-related cell adhesion molecule 1 isoform X3: MELTSAPFNKGQVPWRGLLLTVSLLTCWNSPTTAKVTVEAVPPHVAEGQNVLLLVHNLPAEVQAFYWYKGETVVDSNEIARFLISISTNKTGPAYSGREMIYPNGSLLFQNVTQNDTGVYMLNMIMENFDYESASVQFHVHPPLPKPNITTNNSNPMEGEDSVALMCEPKTPNTTYLWRINDQSLSEDDRLKQSEGNRTLTLLSVLRTDTGPYVCQTQNQVSTSQSDPFTLNITYGPDAPIISPSNIYFHSRTNLSLSCHTDANPPAQYSWFVNGELQSSSQELFIPNINTNNSGSYTCLVYNSVTGLNKTTVKNITVLESEDHGQDEAVPEQQHPHHRPCQKRGFWGLSV
- the Ceacam1 gene encoding carcinoembryonic antigen-related cell adhesion molecule 1 isoform X2, translated to MELTSAPFNKGQVPWRGLLLTVSLLTCWNSPTTAKVTVEAVPPHVAEGQNVLLLVHNLPAEVQAFYWYKGETVVDSNEIARFLISISTNKTGPAYSGREMIYPNGSLLFQNVTQNDTGVYMLNMIMENFDYESASVQFHVHPPLPKPNITTNNSNPMEGEDSVALMCEPKTPNTTYLWRINDQSLSEDDRLKQSEGNRTLTLLSVLRTDTGPYVCQTQNQVSTSQSDPFTLNITYGPDAPIISPSNIYFHSRTNLSLSCHTDANPPAQYSWFVNGELQSSSQELFIPNINTNNSGSYTCLVYNSVTGLNKTTVKNITVLEPVTLPFIQVINTTVKELDSVFLTCFSNNTGISISWLFNGQSLRITDRMKLSQNNSTLTIDPVRREDSGDYQCEVSNPVSSKKSDPIQLNIIHLGPSDNSPTKVDEVTYSVLDFNAQQPKPPTSASPSPRATEEVYSEVKKK